The following proteins are co-located in the Colletotrichum lupini chromosome 4, complete sequence genome:
- a CDS encoding CHCH domain-containing protein: MKELSVHCPESLLWRPSEPPIRPLPSALLLGPITTIAAMANRRPQFNQQFQVDTTPLPDDIPKVKEIGASSAPLLSASYFIGARCREYNDDFMQCKTDSTGRGEFDCLKEGRRVTRCASSVLKDINTHCLEQFKAHWTCIENRNHQLYQCRPAEWKLNKCVYENLKLEKNIPDQRPGVTPVELRHHMIYADQAINTLEGKPFIPPSKQQASRVRLLVIDGESAETWKRLTSYCHGGLHFSRLPSAPLIVKVNQSSKRVHPPGAELGATSLAHLLGIGLELVACRRKGIFGKTILAFVANLSIEAIMFSLE; encoded by the exons ATGAAGGAATTGAG CGTCCATTGCCCGGAAAGCTTGCTCTGGAGACCATCCGAACCGCCGATTCGACCACTCCCTTCCGCCCTCCTCCTAGGTCCCATCACAACAATCGCAGCCATGGCTAACCGACGGCCTCA GTTCAACCAGCAGTTCCAGGTCGACACGACCCCTCTGCCCGACGATATCCCCAAGGTCAAGGAGATTGGTGCCAGCTCCGCGCCTCTTCTGTCGGCGTCCTACTTCATCGGCGCCCGTTGCCGCGAATACAATGACGACTTCATGCAGTGCAAGACGGACAGCACGGGCCGCGGCGAGTTTGATTGTTTGAAGGAGGGTCGTCGGGTCACCAGATGCGCCTCCAGCGT GCTGAAGGATATCAACACCCACTGCCTCGAGCAGTTCAAGGCCCACTGGACCTGCATCGAGAACCGTAACCACCAGCTTTACCAGTGCCGACCAGCCGAGTGGAAGCTCAATAAGTGTGTCTACGAGAACCTG AAACTCGAGAAGAACATCCCCGACCAGCGCCCTGGCGTCACCCCCGTCGAGCTCCGCCACCACATGATCTATGCCGACCAAGCCATCAACACCCTCGAGGGCAAGCCCTTCATCCCCCCGTCAAAGCAACAAGCATC TCGGGTGCGCCTGTTGGTTATTGATGGAGAGAGTGCTGAGAC ATGGAAGCGGTTAACCTCATATTGTCACGGAGGTCTTCACTTCTCCAGGTTACCCTCAGCACCTCTTATAGTAAAAGTCAATCAAAGCAGcaaaagagttcaccccccCGGTGCTGAACTGGGGGCTACATCTCTGGCGCACTTGCTGGGAATCGGACTCGAACTCGTagcctgtcgtcga AAAGGTATCTTTGGCAAGACCATTTTGGCTTTTGTCGCCAATCTCTCGATTGAAGCAATCATGTTCAGTCTCGAGTGA
- a CDS encoding nucleoporin nup44: MSLFGAPKPAGQTGGLFGGGSFGGSTLGQSTQQQPQQQQQQQQSGMSLFGGQNQTQGGAFGNSMAQSQQPQQQQQQQQQQQQMPSLSQSQAQLSSSLWQPGRDTPQNQKPIPEQMSLIFEKWNPTNPNCAFKHYFYNKVDEASVPFYKPGPHEDPSDWEEALQKKPAPGYIPVLCTGFSGVAARLQTQKKVVGELNVRLHQINASLDAILSRHDLETSVRALAARRRHVVLRERCLALAARVQVLRNRGYALSGDEDDLRLKLAELERNVQDPALAAREEELWSRLIVLRDYADQLMKETNKPAFASGEGLSEETEHKTKKVLEDYEKQIQHLKKEVESITKDFADWEKERNPS, encoded by the exons ATGAGTTTGTTCGGCGCACCAAAGCCCGCTGGGCAGACTGGAGGTCTCTTTGGAGGAGGTAGTTTCGGCGGCAGCACATTAGGACAGTCAACACAGCAGCAGCCacaacagcaacaacagcagcagcaatccGGCATGAGCTTGTTCGGAGGACAGAACCAGACCCAGGGAGGCGCATTCGGCAACTCCATGGCTCAGTCTCAGCAGCcgcagcaacaacagcagcaacagcagcagcaacaacaaaTGCCCAGCCTGTCGCAGTCGCAAGCACAGCTCTCGAGCTCACTCTGGCAACCCGGAAGGGATACGCCTC AGAACCAAAAGCCCATTCCCGAACAAATGTCCCTCATCTTCGAGAAGTGGAACCCCACGAACCCCAACTGCGCATTCAAGCACTACTTCTACAACAAAGTCGACGAAGCCTCCGTCCCCTTCTATAAGCCTGGCCCACACGAAGACCCGAGTGACTGGGAGGAGGCGCTGCAGAAGAAGCCCGCGCCGGGCTACATCCCGGTTCTTTGCACAGGCTTCTCCGGCGTCGCGGCCCGCCTCCAGACGCAGAAAAAGGTAGTGGGGGAACTCAACGTGCGCCTGCACCAGATCAACGCCAGTCTTGACGCCATCCTCTCACGGCACGACCTCGAGACCAGTGTGCGTGCCCTTGCGGCCCGTCGCCGTCACGTCGTCCTTCGCGAGCGGTGTCTCGCGCTGGCTGCCCGCGTGCAGGTGCTGCGCAACCGTGGATACGCTCTCAGCGGTGACGAGGATGATTTGCGACTCAAGCTGGCGGAGCTGGAGCGCAACGTGCAGGACCCTGCTCTGGCGGCGAGAGAGGAGGAGCTCTGGAGCCGCTTGATTGTGCTCAGGGATTACGCGGACCAGTTGATGAAGGAGACGAATAAGCCTGCCTTTGCGAGCGGCGAGGGTTTGAGCGAGGAGACTGAGCACAAGACGAAGAAG GTCTTGGAAGATTATGAGAAGCAAATCCAGCATCTCAAGAAGGAAGTCGAGTCCATTACAAAAGACTTTGCGGACTGGGAGAAGGAGCGGAACCCGAGCTAG